A single region of the Marinitoga hydrogenitolerans DSM 16785 genome encodes:
- a CDS encoding DNA repair protein RecN, which translates to MIHSLAIKNFGLFKEVSIDFSEGINVITGESGAGKSMLIKALISLISGNIPKNLRNKNGSISAYITVNDEIKKELKEFLDISKENEIVLSVNFNEKRSVFRANGMIIPKSILEKIGSYIMEVHTQDSQVLLRNPKYHNHLVYKIFKENLEELIIQYEENYKKYIELKEKLNKVPSDPSELYRKIDILNFQIEEIERIDPKENEDEILKNEYKKLSNIEEIKSKLEKSMAILKDNEENIDVFIGEIIEDLSDISSYGYSEDLNIAISIQDMINELYSTLESKLYDLELDPERLEEVSQRLNDIMNLKRKYGPTLEDVFLNLEKFRNELNELNDLEKILSEINPLIEKERAVLFKIGDEIKKKGEKVLKNIEEKIKKELYALNMQYAEIKFEFNKLDEPKKFGVYNIRLLAKTTPQSAFMPLEKIASGGELSRIILAIEKILGEIHLVETMLFDEIDSGVGQRIADVIGKKLKEFSEIKQLIVITHMPQVAHYADKHFKIFKLEDNSGVYSQIAELNSNDRLKEIKEMYGEIVFDKEGGIK; encoded by the coding sequence ATGATACATTCATTGGCGATTAAAAATTTCGGTTTATTTAAAGAAGTAAGTATAGATTTTTCTGAAGGTATTAATGTAATAACTGGTGAATCTGGTGCTGGTAAATCGATGTTAATAAAAGCTTTAATTTCTTTGATAAGTGGAAATATACCGAAAAATTTAAGGAATAAAAATGGGTCTATTTCCGCATATATAACAGTTAATGATGAAATAAAAAAGGAATTAAAGGAATTTCTTGATATATCAAAAGAAAATGAAATAGTTTTAAGTGTAAATTTTAATGAAAAAAGATCGGTTTTTAGAGCGAATGGTATGATCATACCAAAATCAATTTTAGAAAAAATTGGTTCATATATAATGGAAGTCCATACTCAGGATTCTCAGGTTTTATTAAGAAATCCTAAATATCATAATCATCTTGTATATAAAATTTTTAAAGAAAATTTGGAAGAGTTAATTATTCAATATGAAGAAAATTATAAAAAATATATAGAATTAAAGGAAAAATTAAATAAAGTCCCATCAGATCCTTCTGAGTTGTACAGAAAAATAGATATTTTAAATTTTCAAATAGAAGAAATAGAAAGAATTGATCCCAAAGAGAATGAGGATGAGATATTAAAAAATGAGTATAAAAAATTAAGTAATATTGAGGAAATAAAAAGTAAATTAGAAAAATCAATGGCAATTTTAAAAGATAACGAAGAAAATATTGATGTTTTTATTGGAGAAATAATAGAAGATTTATCAGATATTTCAAGTTATGGATATAGTGAGGATTTAAATATAGCCATTTCTATTCAAGATATGATAAATGAATTGTATAGCACTTTAGAATCAAAATTATATGATCTTGAATTAGATCCTGAAAGATTAGAAGAAGTGTCTCAAAGGCTAAATGATATTATGAATCTTAAAAGAAAATATGGACCAACGTTAGAAGATGTTTTTTTAAATCTTGAAAAATTTAGAAACGAATTAAATGAGTTAAACGATTTGGAAAAAATATTGAGTGAGATAAATCCTTTAATAGAAAAAGAAAGGGCAGTGTTGTTTAAGATTGGTGATGAAATAAAGAAAAAAGGCGAAAAGGTTTTAAAAAATATTGAAGAAAAAATAAAAAAAGAATTATATGCATTAAATATGCAATATGCAGAAATAAAGTTTGAATTTAACAAACTTGATGAACCCAAAAAATTTGGTGTATATAATATCAGATTATTAGCTAAAACAACGCCACAATCGGCTTTTATGCCTTTGGAAAAAATAGCTTCTGGAGGTGAATTATCCCGGATAATATTAGCAATTGAAAAAATATTAGGTGAAATACATTTAGTTGAAACTATGTTATTTGATGAAATAGATTCTGGCGTTGGGCAAAGAATTGCAGATGTTATTGGGAAGAAATTAAAAGAATTTTCAGAAATAAAACAATTAATAGTTATCACTCATATGCCTCAAGTTGCGCATTATGCGGATAAACATTTTAAGATATTCAAATTGGAGGATAATAGTGGAGTATATTCACAAATTGCTGAATTAAATAGTAATGATAGATTAAAAGAAATCAAGGAAATGTATGGTGAAATAGTGTTTGATAAAGAGGGTGGAATAAAATGA
- a CDS encoding HEAT repeat domain-containing protein has product MRREDVIQRVIEEKGVEAIPVLINMMEDSDADTYSLITDIIDVLGSEAKRYLFDEFLKRFEKNNFDDVVMLYLIDVLSEMECQELKPYLERMMNLYSDERAFPIILEALLRITKDEKYIDILATFLDDTGDIQELAIMALAELPTRKGLKYLLNKYLENISKSEKALILDSIQKIIFKNRELFEEVKKHPAGEEISEMLEWMLK; this is encoded by the coding sequence ATGAGAAGAGAAGATGTAATACAAAGAGTAATAGAAGAAAAAGGAGTTGAAGCGATTCCTGTTTTAATAAACATGATGGAAGATAGTGATGCAGATACATATTCTTTAATTACTGATATTATTGATGTTTTAGGTTCTGAAGCAAAAAGATATTTGTTTGATGAATTTTTGAAAAGGTTTGAAAAAAATAATTTTGATGATGTTGTTATGTTGTATTTAATAGATGTTCTTTCGGAAATGGAATGTCAAGAGTTAAAACCATATCTTGAAAGAATGATGAATTTGTATTCTGATGAAAGGGCTTTTCCTATTATATTGGAAGCTTTGTTAAGAATAACTAAAGACGAAAAATATATAGATATATTAGCTACATTTTTAGATGATACCGGAGATATTCAAGAACTAGCAATAATGGCGTTAGCAGAATTACCAACCAGAAAAGGACTTAAATATTTATTGAACAAATATTTAGAAAATATTTCCAAATCTGAAAAAGCTTTGATTTTAGATTCGATACAAAAGATAATATTTAAGAATAGAGAATTGTTTGAAGAAGTAAAAAAACATCCTGCTGGCGAAGAAATATCTGAAATGTTGGAGTGGATGTTGAAGTGA
- the murB gene encoding UDP-N-acetylmuramate dehydrogenase — translation MNLDQKYLYTIGCNVLINEPMSAHTTFKIGGKAPYFIIPKTKNVFIEVLKYLSNNTIPFRIIGGGANLIIKDEELDFVVVSTEYLTGYKFDGEILYAEVGIPFSRLSYLAMENNLSGLEFAAGIPGSLGGALFMNAGAYGGQISDVVEEVEVFDLNEKKNINLRKEQLSFDYRKSIFQKRRYISLSAKLKLFRNKREKIEEKIKEFSIRRWEKQPLEYPSAGSIFKRPKPDFYVGTTIEKLGLKGCSVGDAEVSKKHAGFIINKGNAKFKEVFKLIEYIKDVVRKKYNIDLEVEPEIWE, via the coding sequence GTGAATTTGGATCAAAAATATTTATATACTATTGGTTGTAATGTTCTCATAAATGAACCTATGAGTGCACATACAACCTTTAAAATTGGTGGTAAAGCGCCATATTTTATTATACCTAAAACTAAAAATGTATTTATTGAAGTTTTAAAATATCTTTCCAATAATACAATACCTTTTCGTATAATTGGTGGTGGAGCTAATTTAATTATAAAAGATGAAGAATTAGATTTTGTAGTAGTTAGTACAGAATATTTAACGGGATATAAATTTGATGGGGAAATACTTTATGCCGAAGTAGGTATTCCTTTTTCTAGATTATCATATCTTGCTATGGAAAATAATTTATCAGGTTTAGAATTTGCTGCAGGTATTCCAGGTAGTTTGGGAGGAGCTTTATTTATGAACGCGGGTGCTTATGGTGGGCAAATTAGTGATGTTGTAGAAGAGGTAGAGGTTTTCGATTTAAATGAGAAAAAAAATATAAATTTAAGAAAAGAACAATTAAGTTTTGATTATAGAAAAAGTATATTTCAAAAAAGAAGATACATTTCTTTAAGTGCTAAATTAAAATTGTTTAGAAATAAGAGAGAAAAAATAGAGGAAAAAATAAAAGAATTTTCTATTAGAAGATGGGAAAAACAACCATTAGAATATCCAAGCGCAGGGAGTATTTTTAAAAGGCCAAAGCCAGATTTTTATGTTGGAACAACTATTGAAAAACTTGGATTAAAAGGGTGTTCTGTTGGAGATGCGGAAGTTTCAAAGAAACATGCTGGGTTTATTATAAATAAAGGTAATGCAAAATTTAAAGAAGTTTTTAAATTGATTGAATATATAAAAGATGTTGTTAGGAAAAAATATAATATAGATTTAGAGGTAGAACCAGAAATATGGGAATAA
- the dnaB gene encoding replicative DNA helicase, whose translation MNKELTPPHNTEAEEALLGSIFLDPQILPDILEEIRSNDFYNQQHQIIFRIIEELFDRGLPVDAISVMENLRNAKLLEKAGGEDKLIYLAEVVPTPANALYYAKIIKDKSLLRSLVTASTEIVEATRTIGEAEEILDFAEKKIFEIAESRATRTYDSVPNIVHDVFEKLDELKKRASVEPNALVTGLPTGFISLDRLTSGFHKSDLIIIAARPSMGKTAFALNVASNLALKYKIPIAMFNLEMSKEQLVQRILCAEAQVDLQKVRTGMLNNEDWNKLVNAAHKLSQSKIVVDDEPGLDPRTLRAKARRMKREYGIEAIFIDYLQLMSSKGRSSESRQQEISEISRSLKLLARELNVVIVALSQLSRAVEQREDKRPRLSDLRESGAIEQDADMVMFLYRDAYYKRKKESDNKDKNNENLILNHPHESELIIGKQRNGPVGTVKLMFDPKVTLFYEKDTIHKETY comes from the coding sequence TTGAATAAAGAATTGACTCCCCCACATAATACAGAAGCTGAAGAAGCTCTATTAGGTAGTATATTTTTAGATCCACAAATTTTACCTGATATATTAGAAGAGATTAGGTCTAATGACTTCTATAATCAACAACATCAAATAATATTCAGAATAATAGAAGAATTATTTGATAGAGGATTACCTGTTGATGCTATATCTGTAATGGAGAATTTAAGGAATGCTAAATTATTAGAAAAAGCCGGAGGTGAAGATAAACTCATTTATTTAGCCGAAGTTGTACCAACTCCTGCAAATGCATTATATTATGCAAAAATTATAAAAGATAAATCACTTTTAAGAAGCTTAGTCACTGCAAGTACCGAAATTGTTGAAGCTACAAGAACCATAGGTGAAGCAGAAGAAATATTGGATTTTGCTGAGAAAAAAATTTTTGAAATTGCAGAATCAAGGGCTACCAGAACATACGATTCTGTTCCAAATATAGTTCATGATGTTTTCGAGAAATTAGATGAATTAAAAAAACGAGCTTCAGTTGAACCAAATGCTCTTGTTACTGGTCTTCCAACTGGATTTATTTCTTTAGACAGGTTAACTTCTGGATTCCATAAATCAGATTTAATAATAATAGCTGCCAGACCTTCTATGGGAAAAACAGCTTTTGCTTTAAATGTTGCAAGCAACTTGGCTCTAAAATACAAAATACCTATAGCTATGTTCAATTTAGAAATGTCTAAAGAACAATTGGTTCAAAGAATTTTATGTGCAGAAGCTCAAGTCGATTTACAAAAAGTTAGAACAGGTATGTTAAACAACGAAGATTGGAATAAATTAGTTAATGCTGCTCATAAATTATCACAATCAAAAATTGTGGTTGATGATGAACCTGGTTTAGATCCTAGAACATTACGGGCCAAAGCCAGAAGAATGAAAAGAGAATATGGGATTGAAGCAATTTTTATTGACTATTTGCAATTGATGTCATCAAAAGGGAGATCATCAGAAAGCAGGCAACAAGAAATCTCAGAAATCTCACGTTCTTTAAAACTCCTCGCTAGAGAACTTAATGTTGTTATTGTAGCACTTTCTCAGCTATCAAGGGCTGTTGAACAAAGAGAAGACAAAAGACCTAGATTAAGCGACTTAAGAGAATCAGGAGCTATAGAACAAGATGCTGATATGGTTATGTTTTTATATAGAGATGCTTACTATAAAAGAAAAAAGGAAAGTGATAATAAAGATAAAAATAATGAAAATTTAATTTTAAATCACCCACATGAATCTGAATTAATTATTGGAAAACAACGAAATGGTCCTGTAGGAACTGTCAAGCTTATGTTCGACCCAAAAGTAACGTTGTTTTATGAAAAAGATACTATACATAAAGAGACATATTAG
- a CDS encoding Fur family transcriptional regulator, whose amino-acid sequence MTVEKKIEYISEILREKNISPSLQRIQIYKYLMENHVHPNVDMIYKVLVKTIPTLSKTTVYNTLKLFQEKGLVSVITIEENEARFDINTHLHGHFKCINCGKIFDFEIKELKIESNLEKENKIVDQQLYIRGYCKDCLKKMEK is encoded by the coding sequence ATGACTGTTGAAAAAAAGATTGAATATATTAGTGAAATACTGAGAGAAAAGAATATTTCCCCATCTTTGCAACGAATACAAATTTATAAATACCTTATGGAAAATCATGTTCATCCAAATGTTGATATGATTTATAAAGTGCTTGTAAAAACTATTCCAACTTTATCAAAAACCACAGTTTATAACACATTAAAACTATTTCAAGAAAAAGGATTAGTCTCTGTTATAACTATTGAGGAAAATGAAGCAAGGTTTGATATTAACACACATTTACATGGACATTTTAAATGTATTAATTGTGGAAAAATTTTTGATTTTGAAATTAAAGAGCTAAAAATAGAATCTAATCTTGAAAAGGAAAATAAAATTGTAGATCAGCAACTTTATATTAGAGGATATTGTAAAGATTGTCTGAAAAAAATGGAAAAATAA
- the rnr gene encoding ribonuclease R encodes MTKEKILKLIEKKPLLQKELYEKLKAKKKEEKKIIREILKELQEDGEIYKNSKNKLCTLGKNMKIGIIEFTRRGSMAFVTTKKGEEIAITLEHVKDAMHKDIVLIEIIGNWRDLPKGKVLRVLKRGITKVVGIFEQKKLFGFVLPIDQKINTDFYVSPENFNKAKPGQIVEAEIIKYTQKNPEVKITKIIGNVNDPKVDLPIVIIKHDLPEPGVFPENVMKEALAIPQEVQSKDLKGRKDFRNEIIVTIDGDNAKDFDDAVQVKKLKNGNYLLGVHIADVSHYVKENSNLDKEAFKRGTSVYLIDTVIPMLPHELSDWICSLVEGEDRLTMSLLMEIDKNGEVVNFNVYNGVINSKKRLTYNKVNKLLNNDMDEKLEKEIGWLRPNLELMKELMEIIRENRRRRGAILDIEGGEVQFIFDENGNVKDIVPIERGISEVIIEEFMIKANETIASIFDSQGLPFIYRIHEEPDPDMLLQLKNYLEIMGLKYKFPKNIHPKLLQDMLEHLKDHPLRKSIQKLLVRSLKRAIYSDLNVGHFGLASQNYTHFTSPIRRYPDLIVHRLLKKYLKNKGTLKRKEIEKYTELLPEIASHSSKRERVANEAEWDLTDMKKVEYIMNHIGKTFEVYITNITKFGMFVEIPDKFIQGLIHVSSMDDYYIYNEKQNVLIGERTKKIYKLGDKLKAKVINANKLTIEIDFEIIEKEDEEVKKLKEKYPNAKIKIKKNKKNKKR; translated from the coding sequence ATGACAAAAGAAAAAATTTTAAAATTAATAGAAAAAAAACCACTTTTACAAAAAGAATTATATGAAAAGCTAAAAGCTAAAAAAAAGGAAGAAAAAAAGATAATAAGAGAAATATTAAAAGAATTACAAGAAGATGGAGAAATATATAAAAATTCCAAAAATAAACTTTGTACACTTGGAAAAAACATGAAAATTGGTATAATAGAATTTACCAGAAGAGGAAGCATGGCATTTGTAACTACTAAAAAAGGTGAAGAAATTGCAATCACTTTAGAACATGTTAAAGATGCCATGCATAAAGACATTGTATTAATAGAAATAATAGGTAACTGGAGAGATTTACCAAAAGGAAAAGTTTTAAGAGTTTTAAAAAGAGGTATAACAAAAGTTGTTGGAATTTTTGAACAAAAAAAATTATTTGGCTTTGTTTTGCCAATAGATCAAAAAATAAATACGGATTTTTATGTTTCACCTGAAAACTTCAACAAAGCAAAACCTGGTCAAATAGTTGAGGCTGAAATAATAAAATATACACAAAAAAATCCAGAAGTTAAAATAACAAAGATTATTGGAAATGTTAATGATCCTAAGGTAGATTTACCTATAGTAATAATTAAACATGATTTACCAGAGCCTGGTGTTTTTCCTGAAAATGTTATGAAAGAAGCTTTAGCAATCCCTCAAGAAGTTCAAAGTAAAGACTTAAAGGGAAGAAAAGATTTCAGAAATGAAATTATAGTAACAATAGATGGAGATAATGCAAAGGATTTTGATGATGCTGTTCAAGTAAAAAAATTAAAAAATGGAAATTATCTATTAGGTGTTCATATTGCTGACGTTTCACATTATGTAAAAGAAAACTCTAATTTGGATAAAGAAGCATTCAAAAGAGGTACTAGTGTTTATTTAATTGATACTGTCATTCCAATGTTACCTCATGAACTTTCCGACTGGATATGTTCCTTAGTTGAAGGTGAAGATAGATTAACCATGTCATTGTTAATGGAAATAGATAAAAACGGCGAAGTTGTAAATTTCAATGTATACAACGGTGTAATCAATAGTAAAAAACGATTAACCTATAACAAAGTAAATAAATTATTAAATAATGACATGGATGAAAAACTTGAAAAAGAAATTGGTTGGTTACGACCTAATCTGGAATTAATGAAAGAATTGATGGAAATAATTAGAGAAAACAGAAGACGAAGAGGCGCTATTCTTGATATAGAAGGTGGAGAAGTACAATTTATATTCGATGAAAATGGGAATGTTAAAGATATAGTTCCAATTGAAAGAGGTATATCAGAAGTAATAATCGAAGAATTTATGATTAAAGCAAATGAAACCATAGCTTCAATTTTCGATTCACAAGGTTTACCATTTATATATAGAATTCACGAAGAACCTGATCCAGATATGCTATTGCAATTAAAAAATTATCTAGAAATAATGGGTTTAAAATACAAATTCCCTAAAAATATTCATCCAAAATTATTACAAGATATGTTAGAGCATCTAAAAGATCATCCATTAAGAAAAAGCATTCAAAAATTGTTAGTTAGATCATTAAAAAGAGCTATATATTCAGATTTAAATGTTGGACATTTTGGTTTAGCTTCTCAAAATTACACACATTTCACTTCACCTATTAGAAGATATCCAGATTTAATTGTTCATAGACTTTTAAAAAAATATCTTAAAAATAAAGGAACATTAAAAAGAAAAGAAATTGAAAAATATACTGAATTATTGCCAGAAATAGCTTCACATAGTTCAAAACGAGAGAGAGTTGCTAATGAAGCAGAATGGGATTTGACTGATATGAAAAAGGTTGAGTATATAATGAATCATATAGGTAAAACATTTGAAGTGTATATAACTAATATTACTAAATTTGGAATGTTTGTTGAAATACCTGACAAATTCATACAGGGATTAATTCATGTTTCTTCAATGGATGATTATTATATATATAATGAAAAACAAAATGTTTTAATTGGAGAAAGGACAAAAAAAATATATAAACTCGGGGATAAACTAAAAGCAAAAGTCATAAACGCTAATAAACTAACTATTGAGATTGATTTTGAAATAATAGAAAAAGAAGACGAAGAAGTTAAAAAATTAAAAGAAAAATATCCAAATGCAAAAATTAAAATAAAGAAAAACAAAAAAAATAAAAAAAGATAA
- a CDS encoding tetratricopeptide repeat protein: MKKIIIILLLLFVFSIIFGQTFTKLYTEFKIINSYHKTDDMKKLLETLSSYTDDASVLAIYCNALTEYANWGVEKDKKEQIYEKAVEIGKKAVEMDPNNGYAHYALGAAIGRLAQYKGIVSSLFMLGDFDEHISKAIKLDPKLYTAYIAMGMRYRDVPWPLNNYKKSEEFLLKAAAIEPNYVNAYYELGILYKTWKKYDKAKEMFNKVIKMPLHPDWVEQGKESKELSKKELENLK; this comes from the coding sequence ATGAAAAAAATCATTATTATTTTACTACTTCTTTTTGTTTTTTCGATTATCTTCGGGCAAACATTTACAAAACTTTATACTGAATTTAAAATTATAAACAGTTATCACAAAACAGATGATATGAAAAAATTATTAGAAACATTGAGCTCTTATACAGATGATGCTTCTGTTCTTGCTATATACTGCAATGCATTGACAGAATATGCTAACTGGGGTGTTGAAAAAGATAAAAAAGAACAAATTTATGAAAAGGCTGTAGAAATAGGAAAGAAAGCTGTGGAGATGGATCCAAACAACGGATATGCACACTATGCATTAGGCGCTGCAATTGGTAGGCTTGCTCAATACAAAGGCATTGTTTCAAGCTTATTTATGCTTGGTGATTTTGATGAACATATTTCTAAAGCTATCAAATTAGATCCTAAACTATATACAGCTTATATTGCTATGGGAATGAGATATAGAGATGTACCTTGGCCATTAAATAATTATAAAAAATCTGAAGAGTTTTTATTAAAAGCTGCTGCAATCGAACCAAATTATGTTAATGCATATTATGAATTAGGTATTTTATACAAAACCTGGAAAAAATATGACAAAGCAAAAGAAATGTTTAATAAAGTAATTAAAATGCCTCTACATCCTGATTGGGTTGAACAAGGAAAAGAATCCAAAGAACTATCAAAAAAAGAACTTGAAAATTTAAAATAA